A window of the Burkholderia sp. 9120 genome harbors these coding sequences:
- a CDS encoding site-specific integrase: MSLYKRSRSPNWYYRLSPPDGGPVLQGSTGTSNREQAQEFYDRLKVDLWNQARLGHKPRYTWNDAVVRYVAEREGIASLETSKTHLRWLDQHLSGVQLAEIDRNRIDAIAHIKRMEPRVIQTRNGQKKLGRNVSAGTVNRVTGVLKAVLNAALEWEWLDRVPKTKKTKIVSRRIRWLTLAEAERLLAELPVHLADMAQFSLETGLRRSNVTGLQWSQVDLVRRVAWIHPDQAKARKAITVPLSDTAIAVLRRQRAKKRKPECVESVFVYHGKPVYQTVTAAWREACKRAGIRDFRWHDLRHTWASWHVQRGTPLQVLKELGGWETLEMVQRYAHLSADHLARWVQPHTQVVDLQAVAG, from the coding sequence ATGTCGCTCTATAAACGAAGTAGAAGCCCCAACTGGTATTACCGGCTTTCCCCGCCGGATGGCGGTCCAGTCCTACAAGGCAGCACTGGCACCAGCAACAGGGAGCAGGCGCAGGAGTTCTACGACCGCCTGAAGGTGGATCTGTGGAATCAGGCCAGGCTCGGTCACAAGCCGCGCTACACCTGGAATGATGCGGTCGTGCGCTACGTCGCCGAACGCGAAGGCATCGCCAGTCTGGAAACCAGCAAGACGCACCTGCGGTGGCTCGATCAGCACCTGTCCGGCGTCCAGCTGGCGGAGATCGACCGCAACCGCATCGACGCCATTGCGCATATCAAGCGGATGGAGCCGCGGGTCATCCAGACGCGCAACGGTCAGAAGAAGCTCGGGCGCAACGTCAGTGCGGGGACGGTCAATCGCGTGACGGGTGTACTCAAGGCCGTGCTGAACGCGGCGCTGGAATGGGAGTGGCTTGACCGGGTGCCAAAGACGAAAAAGACGAAGATCGTGTCGCGCCGGATACGCTGGTTGACGCTGGCGGAAGCCGAACGGCTGCTGGCCGAGCTGCCGGTGCACCTGGCCGACATGGCGCAGTTCAGTCTTGAAACCGGACTGCGCCGCTCGAACGTGACGGGGCTGCAATGGTCACAGGTCGATCTGGTGCGGCGGGTCGCGTGGATTCACCCGGACCAGGCCAAGGCCCGCAAGGCGATCACGGTGCCGCTGTCGGACACGGCGATCGCGGTGCTGCGCCGCCAGCGCGCGAAGAAGCGCAAGCCGGAATGCGTCGAAAGCGTGTTCGTCTACCACGGCAAGCCCGTCTACCAGACGGTGACCGCGGCATGGCGGGAAGCGTGCAAACGCGCCGGCATCCGCGATTTCCGCTGGCACGATCTGCGCCATACGTGGGCGAGCTGGCATGTGCAGCGCGGCACGCCGTTACAGGTGCTGAAGGAGCTGGGAGGCTGGGAAACGCTGGAAATGGTGCAGCGGTACGCGCACCTGTCCGCCGATCACCTGGCGCGCTGGGTGCAGCCGCACACGCAGGTCGTGGACCTGCAAGCCGTGGCCGGCTGA
- a CDS encoding c-type cytochrome: MSEAPHGAPIKTPGQLIAAIIASFAVPIVIIVLLVAYVDNSTRTGAGTDSLSEAEVTARIKPFAQVDIRDANAPRVYKTGEEVYKAVCSACHASGAAGAPKFTNTADWAPRISQGFDTLWHTALAGKGAMPPRGGTSPDDYSDFEIARAVVYMANNSGASFPEPAQPAAGAPAAASGAAAAAAPAGASDVGAAQAAAAMAAMASVPQAAAPAAGAQSADASQAGKALYTQVCQACHAAGVLNAPKFGDKDAWAPRLKDPIDTVYNYALHGKGAMPPKGGSNASDADVKAAVDYMVSAVK; this comes from the coding sequence ATGAGCGAAGCACCACACGGAGCCCCGATCAAAACCCCAGGACAGCTCATTGCCGCGATTATCGCCAGCTTTGCTGTTCCGATCGTCATCATCGTTCTGCTGGTCGCGTACGTCGATAATTCGACACGCACCGGCGCCGGCACCGACTCTCTCTCCGAAGCCGAAGTCACCGCCCGCATCAAGCCGTTCGCGCAGGTCGACATTCGCGACGCCAATGCACCGCGCGTCTACAAGACGGGCGAAGAAGTCTACAAAGCTGTTTGCTCCGCATGTCACGCGTCGGGTGCGGCAGGCGCGCCGAAATTCACCAATACCGCCGACTGGGCTCCGCGCATTTCACAGGGCTTCGACACGCTGTGGCACACGGCGCTCGCCGGTAAAGGCGCGATGCCGCCGCGCGGCGGCACTAGCCCCGACGACTACAGCGACTTCGAAATTGCCCGCGCCGTGGTCTATATGGCGAACAATTCCGGCGCGAGCTTCCCGGAACCGGCACAACCGGCAGCGGGTGCGCCGGCAGCGGCTTCTGGCGCAGCGGCAGCAGCCGCGCCGGCCGGCGCTTCCGACGTAGGCGCGGCCCAAGCCGCCGCGGCCATGGCCGCCATGGCGAGCGTGCCGCAAGCCGCCGCGCCGGCAGCCGGCGCCCAAAGCGCGGATGCGTCGCAAGCGGGCAAAGCCTTGTACACGCAGGTCTGCCAGGCCTGCCACGCGGCCGGCGTGCTGAACGCACCGAAATTCGGCGACAAGGACGCCTGGGCGCCGCGCCTGAAAGATCCGATCGACACGGTCTATAACTACGCGCTGCATGGCAAGGGTGCGATGCCGCCGAAGGGCGGATCGAACGCCTCGGACGCGGACGTGAAGGCTGCAGTCGATTACATGGTCAGCGCGGTGAAGTAA